In Lycium ferocissimum isolate CSIRO_LF1 chromosome 7, AGI_CSIRO_Lferr_CH_V1, whole genome shotgun sequence, the sequence TGAAAACCTAATAAGCCTATTATGAGAAGGTCTACTAGGTCAAGACTTGATACCTATATATTTATGGCTAGGTTCCATTCTCATCTTTTCAACCTTAAGGCAATCGTCCCATTCGACCTCCACTTACAGGAGAAGCAATGAGAGGAAGACCTAGTTAATCGTTTCATACGTCTGGAATGCACTTCCGCATTGATTAACAAAACAACTTAATAGGTACACATCTTAATCTTGTGTTCTTATGGTGTTCTTGATTTATGCAATAATCTTAGGCAATTATAAATTAAGTTACATTTAggagtatatatatgtgaactCACATATATATGGTCAACAATTGAATTAGAAGTCCTTGGAGAATATTCCATTAACATAAAAAAGATCGAAAAACAAACTTAAACAAGATCTTCGGTAATCAAACGTTCAAAAAGATacataaaacaaaaacaacaaaaccacaaacaataacaacaacataaatcTTCTGCGTATGTATGTTTATTCTTGTTATTATTTCCTCCCATGTTTAAAGTCAAGTCTAACTGATCCTTCTCATCATCTTCTGCACAAAGTTCGTCCCATAACTTTTTCCCATTCCCAGTGTTGTCGTACGTCTGCCTTATTGGAACAAAACTTGATTCCGCCACAGAATTATCAGCATTGGTGTTTGATTCTTCCATGTTCACTTCAGCTTGGGTTGCTTGTTCAAGATTGGGTGCAGAGTAAACAAGGCCACTATCAAACCTGTTCATTAGAACAAAAATGTTATATTTCTTATTTAGAAACTATTCaattttaaacttctcattttacacTTAATTAGATGATTTATATCTATACAATTGTCTATgacttttttaaaattacaaatttcTAAAGACTAGCTAtaattctttcttaaattaaaCTTTGTGCCCCGTCAAATATCGTCACATGAATTGGGACAGACGGAGTACTAATATGATTATAGATCCAAAATTAAAAGATactaaattttagtttttgcaAAACGAACAACAATTTAGAGGGAAGAAAAAAACTAACTTAAGATGAAAGGATGTATCATTTCATCTTAAAGAAATGCACCACATCTCATTCAAAAAacattattaattttaaaaaatcctaCAAAAACCTATTGTTATGCTTACGATGATGATTGTGGTGGAGGTGGAGGTTGGTGATTGCCAGCATTCAACCTACGATAGAAATTTTGGTGACAGTTGCAAAATCGACAGTGCAAGGCTTCTATGCTACCGGAAGGATCGCCGGGAGCAAAAGCCTCGCAACCATCGGTAATATACCTCACAGAACTTGATAAGAGATTTTGCGTGCATTCACCATAAACGATTGAACTTAAAGACCTATTAGCCTTAGCAGCTTGATTCGCTCGAAGCATATTAGCCATGGTCTTGATTGATAGCTTTTTTTAGGGAAGAAGTTGAATACTAATTTGCTTGAGAGGTAGTGTGATTAAACTTTGAAAAAATGGATTGGTTAAATAGAAGGTTAATTCAAAGATTATATTATTTGGTAAGaacttaattaataattagtgTATGTTCTAGAATAGAGTTTGAAGAGTAGATCATATTATTTAGATTGTATTACTGTAATATCAAAAAGATGGAAGGTTGTTTTGGGTACACTTATTTACAAAATCTATTTCAAGATTAATTAGCTGGCCATAAATTGGGTGCACTTGAACAAATTACCTACTATAACAAATAAATATGACtttacaatgtaatttttttttataacatcaatgaatatgGAGTAGCGAATTAAAAAAGAAGCCGTTACGTTGTTTATAAGCAAATTTATGACGAAACATgacaaattttgaaattgaaactACAATGCATTATCGTACaactttaaaatgaaaaaaaaaatgaagagtgaTTAACATAGTTATGTTGCGAGTACTGACGTTACAAATAGAAAAGCTCGTCCGTGGAGTGATAACACTCTTTAGTCAAAAAGTTGCTAAAAATTAAGTAATAATTATCTTTCTACaattatattttgcaaaatcaCAGTCCTTATAATTTCACATTCCTAATTCAAATTAAGGTAtcattcattctttctttcattctcttcttttcatttttcaactATATAAAGCTCTAAATATTTTTACTTacaattttgttttgtgttttttttttcttttctttttctattctGATCATTTAACTAGCCAGACAACTAGTTAGGAATGTATTTAAGCAGTTGCAAGATTAGAACTTTTATcagataatttaaaataattttgttttgtgttttctctctctctatatgaTCATTTGACTATCCAAAGTACTGGTTAGAAGGAATGTATTTAAACAGCTTTGTGAATAGAACTCTTAATAGATGTTCACCCATAGAAATATTTATCTGATtataaatttctttttaatatgtttaaaaaagaatgacactttttatatgatttttctCCCCTAACTTTGCTTTAAAATCAAACTCCTCCCttaactttgaacaatagacattccccccccccccccctcccccccctcTTTATCCTATGCAATGACTATTTCACCCTTGTCTTTTTcaatcccaatttatgtaatatatttttatattatatataatatttattcttttaatctaggtatttatatattcttatttaatttcattaacattataagtagaataatacttttatgaatttgtaacAAAATCTAGTGctattttttataattgttaTTTCAATActacatgtgtgtatatatatataagtatgtatatatatatgtacacgcatgtgtgtatatttttcacttctctcttattctctgttatttatataaataaataatttttggttATCACTAATggattatttcttaaattataataACATTTACagtataaataaatcaattttaaaaatttgccactatattttaattgtttttgcatTACTTGCATAgaaatatgtttaagttattatGACCTGTTATTTTTCActtgtataaataaatattaaagtttTGATTAGTTTCAATAAATTAATCTTTTTTACTctactaatttattttattatagaaCGTCATTAACTTATATACTCAACTAGTGTTTCTCACTTTATTCTTCGCCTagaagataatatttattttttataagaaatttgttacataaattaaaaaaatgaaaaatatcatgattttaaagaagtaaaaaagaagacaaaagttgataatgtaagggtaaaataggcatttaaaaaattcaattaggataaagggaggtgaatgtctattgttcaaagttgggGGGAGTTTGAGTTTTAAAGCATAG encodes:
- the LOC132062152 gene encoding zinc-finger homeodomain protein 3-like; this encodes MANMLRANQAAKANRSLSSIVYGECTQNLLSSSVRYITDGCEAFAPGDPSGSIEALHCRFCNCHQNFYRRLNAGNHQPPPPPQSSSFDSGLVYSAPNLEQATQAEVNMEESNTNADNSVAESSFVPIRQTYDNTGNGKKLWDELCAEDDEKDQLDLTLNMGGNNNKNKHTYAEDLCCCYCLWFCCFCFMYLFERLITEDLV